The following proteins are co-located in the Fructilactobacillus carniphilus genome:
- a CDS encoding DUF2929 family protein has translation MRTIATNLTTIFWGILYGEVIGYIGSALLQTPFNATIALDVAIVGAIVALVGVNALKIVMKP, from the coding sequence ATGCGCACAATTGCTACAAATTTAACAACTATCTTCTGGGGAATCCTATATGGCGAAGTGATTGGTTACATCGGCTCGGCACTGCTCCAGACTCCGTTTAATGCCACGATTGCGCTAGACGTAGCCATTGTCGGTGCCATTGTGGCCCTCGTGGGTGTGAATGCCTTAAAAATTGTAATGAAACCATAA